The following coding sequences lie in one bacterium genomic window:
- a CDS encoding FAD-dependent oxidoreductase: protein MKIAVVGGGIFGVTCAWYLAKHGFLVDLFEKAGDLLQAASGINQYRLHRGYHYPRSFATASQSLREFPRFLEHYGSAVFEAEHYYGVAKEGSLSSPEQCRRAWESCGLDFEEAELSLLNPKTVGWCARVREALLDPAALRQLGRRYLERWRVGMRLGREIGFRDLKGYDLIVVAGYVANNAWLESADLPEKEYQFELCEKPVLALPGRFRNKSVVILDGPFLCIDPVANTDTFVMGNVVHAIHHRNIGLHPELSPAYAPLLNRGVIAGPPITRIDDFLASAAVYFPGIGGAKHLGSMFTVRAVQPHREHDDARPTIVEELSDRVVTVFSGKIGTCVAAAEEVLQIAARKRGIEPWSESALSG, encoded by the coding sequence ATGAAAATTGCCGTAGTGGGCGGCGGCATCTTCGGGGTCACCTGCGCCTGGTATCTGGCCAAACACGGCTTTTTGGTCGACCTTTTCGAAAAGGCAGGAGACCTCCTCCAAGCCGCGTCCGGAATCAACCAATACCGATTGCACCGGGGTTATCACTATCCCCGAAGCTTCGCCACCGCTTCCCAATCCTTGCGAGAGTTTCCGCGCTTTCTCGAGCATTACGGCAGCGCCGTTTTCGAGGCCGAGCACTACTATGGCGTGGCCAAGGAAGGCAGCCTGAGCAGCCCCGAACAGTGCCGGCGCGCTTGGGAGAGCTGCGGCCTGGACTTCGAGGAAGCTGAGCTCTCCCTCCTGAATCCGAAGACTGTCGGCTGGTGCGCCCGGGTCCGAGAAGCTCTGCTCGATCCAGCGGCCCTGCGTCAGCTCGGCCGTCGGTATTTGGAGCGCTGGCGAGTCGGCATGCGGCTGGGACGCGAGATCGGGTTCCGGGATCTCAAGGGCTACGATCTGATCGTGGTCGCCGGCTACGTCGCCAACAACGCTTGGCTCGAATCGGCCGATCTTCCCGAGAAAGAATACCAATTCGAGCTCTGCGAGAAACCGGTCCTGGCCTTGCCCGGCCGTTTCCGCAATAAAAGCGTCGTGATTTTGGACGGCCCTTTTCTTTGCATCGATCCGGTCGCCAACACCGACACCTTCGTCATGGGGAACGTCGTTCACGCCATCCACCACCGCAACATCGGCTTGCATCCCGAGCTGTCGCCGGCTTATGCGCCGCTGCTCAACCGCGGCGTGATCGCCGGCCCGCCGATCACTCGGATCGACGATTTTCTCGCCAGCGCGGCGGTCTATTTCCCGGGGATCGGAGGGGCCAAGCACCTTGGCTCGATGTTCACGGTCCGGGCGGTGCAGCCGCACCGCGAGCACGACGATGCCCGCCCCACCATCGTCGAGGAGCTCTCGGACCGGGTGGTGACGGTTTTCTCGGGCAAGATCGGCACCTGCGTCGCGGCGGCCGAGGAAGTTCTGCAAATCGCGGCGCGCAAGCGAGGAATCGAGCCATGGTCGGAATCGGCATTATCGGGGTAG
- a CDS encoding Gfo/Idh/MocA family oxidoreductase, which yields MVGIGIIGVGRWGRNLLRAFAGLDEVKACSVRSRDVSELVARYPRVRWTRRYRDILADPSVGAVAVATPAATHYSIAKQALEAGKHVFVEKPLCQKSGEAADLVKLSRKKKKILMVGHIFLYHPVHEAVAKVHRKDPIVSLFSEWSKLGTFEEDIVSSLVSHEAALSMGLLGARPRQTRVIQRQGLASRIDRIEVELTYSGKRRHLIRIDRLHPFPSRTVRIETKGGNVYYWRDHELLRFDRRRRDFRKVFSSAEEPLQRECRAFLRAIRLGKPPRADAVFGGQVVAVLGGLLASRRHHRP from the coding sequence ATGGTCGGAATCGGCATTATCGGGGTAGGGCGCTGGGGCCGGAACCTGCTGCGAGCCTTCGCCGGCTTGGACGAGGTCAAGGCTTGCTCGGTCCGGTCGCGGGACGTTTCGGAGCTGGTCGCGCGCTATCCACGCGTCCGCTGGACCCGCCGCTATCGGGACATCCTGGCCGATCCCTCGGTGGGCGCGGTGGCCGTCGCGACGCCGGCGGCGACCCATTATTCGATCGCCAAGCAAGCGCTGGAGGCCGGCAAGCACGTTTTCGTGGAGAAGCCCTTATGCCAAAAATCCGGCGAAGCGGCGGACTTGGTCAAGCTCAGCCGAAAGAAAAAAAAGATCCTGATGGTCGGCCATATTTTCCTCTATCACCCCGTTCATGAGGCCGTGGCGAAGGTCCACCGCAAGGATCCGATCGTTTCGCTGTTTTCGGAATGGAGCAAGCTGGGGACTTTCGAAGAGGATATCGTGAGCAGTTTGGTTTCGCACGAGGCGGCCCTCTCGATGGGCTTGCTCGGGGCCCGTCCGCGTCAAACCCGCGTCATCCAGCGCCAGGGCTTGGCCAGCCGGATCGATCGGATCGAGGTCGAGCTGACCTATTCCGGAAAGCGCCGCCATTTGATCCGGATCGATCGGCTTCACCCTTTCCCTTCGCGGACCGTCCGGATCGAGACCAAGGGTGGAAACGTTTACTATTGGCGCGATCATGAATTGCTGCGCTTCGATCGCCGGCGGCGGGACTTTCGAAAAGTCTTTTCCAGCGCGGAGGAGCCGCTGCAGCGGGAGTGCCGGGCTTTTCTCCGGGCGATTCGGCTGGGGAAGCCGCCGCGGGCCGACGCGGTTTTCGGCGGCCAAGTGGTCGCGGTGCTAGGAGGGCTGCTTGCTTCACGTCGCCATCATCGTCCATAG
- a CDS encoding class I SAM-dependent methyltransferase: MKNGISTDWIERLMEHPGLLRMGHGQRAEDRNLGLGWLYYALGRILRPRRAVVIGSYRGFVPLVMAKALQDNLEKGELTFIDPSLADDFWADEDRVRRYFLDLGSENVRHFRMTTQEFVGTEDYRALGQVGLVFIDGYHTAEQAQFDYEAFEKLLEPRGFVLFHDSLVVRDDKVYGAEKAYPMSVKHFIDRLKSDSSLQLFDLPFGATGLTLLRKVEWDPARSLHDWLDGPP, from the coding sequence ATGAAAAACGGAATCTCCACCGATTGGATCGAGCGCCTGATGGAACATCCCGGACTGCTTCGGATGGGCCACGGCCAACGGGCCGAAGACCGAAACCTTGGCTTGGGATGGCTTTACTATGCTTTGGGCCGGATCCTTCGCCCGCGCCGGGCGGTGGTCATCGGCTCCTACCGCGGCTTCGTTCCTTTGGTCATGGCGAAGGCCCTCCAAGACAATTTGGAAAAAGGCGAGCTGACCTTCATCGACCCTTCCTTGGCCGACGACTTTTGGGCGGACGAGGATCGGGTCCGCCGCTACTTTCTCGACCTCGGCTCCGAGAACGTCCGCCACTTCCGGATGACCACTCAAGAGTTCGTGGGGACCGAGGATTACCGGGCCTTGGGCCAAGTCGGCTTGGTTTTCATCGACGGCTATCATACCGCGGAGCAGGCCCAGTTCGATTATGAAGCTTTCGAGAAGCTCTTGGAGCCGCGGGGCTTCGTCTTGTTTCACGACAGCCTGGTGGTGCGCGACGACAAGGTCTACGGGGCCGAGAAGGCTTATCCGATGAGCGTGAAGCATTTCATCGACCGGCTGAAGAGCGATTCCTCGCTCCAGCTTTTCGACCTTCCCTTCGGCGCCACCGGTTTGACCCTGCTTCGGAAAGTGGAATGGGACCCGGCGAGGTCGCTGCATGACTGGTTGGACGGTCCTCCCTGA
- a CDS encoding glycosyltransferase, with product MSRDSHKPVAAVFCMPEDGHFMLLRPVIAGLVRSGFAVHVFTHRRFGAEIERVGGRLEDLFTSHPLERADADSRPIPCRYVSFAGFYAEEILADLRRLRPALIVYETFAVIGRLAATQLGIPGINVSPNHNLNPAKALPLLAADPRVKISPACHRAVEILRERYRLADASPFSYISGLSPDLNLICEPPAFLSEEERPAFEPLAFFGCLPWIGEFGEKSRKAVSPYFGDDPGRRRVYACFGTVIWRYYAKEALAALRAVSDYVAGRPDAVALLGLSGAPIEPPVIRELEKPNVRVTGYVDQWSVLAEADVFVSHHGINSTHEAIFHRVPMLSYPFFGDQPLLAEKCRRFGVAVPLAGSLRGPVGVEDLRRAMAALFENGESLQARLEEARNRELEVMARRDSVLRRILELVAVRQGAR from the coding sequence ATGAGCCGCGATTCTCACAAACCGGTGGCCGCCGTATTCTGCATGCCCGAGGACGGGCATTTCATGCTGCTGCGGCCGGTCATCGCGGGGCTGGTCCGATCGGGTTTCGCCGTCCACGTCTTCACCCATCGCCGGTTCGGCGCCGAGATCGAGCGGGTCGGCGGAAGGCTTGAAGACCTCTTCACTTCCCATCCGCTGGAGCGGGCCGACGCCGATTCGCGGCCCATTCCCTGCCGCTATGTCAGCTTTGCCGGGTTTTACGCGGAGGAAATCTTGGCCGACCTGCGGCGGCTTCGCCCGGCCCTGATCGTCTATGAGACTTTCGCCGTCATCGGACGGCTGGCCGCGACCCAGCTTGGCATTCCCGGCATCAACGTCTCGCCCAATCACAATTTGAATCCGGCCAAGGCCTTGCCGCTTTTGGCCGCCGACCCGCGGGTCAAAATCTCGCCGGCCTGTCATCGGGCGGTCGAGATCCTCCGCGAACGCTACCGGCTCGCCGACGCCTCGCCGTTTTCCTATATTTCCGGGCTGAGCCCCGACTTGAACCTCATCTGTGAGCCGCCGGCTTTCCTCAGCGAGGAGGAGCGTCCGGCTTTCGAGCCCCTCGCGTTCTTCGGTTGCCTCCCTTGGATCGGGGAGTTTGGCGAAAAATCCCGGAAAGCCGTCTCGCCATATTTCGGCGACGATCCCGGACGCCGGCGCGTCTACGCCTGCTTCGGGACGGTCATTTGGCGTTACTACGCCAAAGAAGCGCTGGCGGCTTTGCGGGCCGTCTCCGACTACGTGGCCGGCCGGCCCGATGCAGTCGCGCTCCTCGGCCTGTCGGGCGCGCCGATCGAGCCCCCGGTGATTCGGGAGCTCGAGAAGCCCAACGTCCGGGTGACCGGCTACGTCGATCAGTGGAGCGTTCTGGCGGAGGCCGACGTCTTCGTCAGCCACCACGGGATCAACTCGACCCACGAGGCCATCTTCCACCGGGTTCCGATGCTGTCCTATCCCTTCTTCGGAGATCAGCCGCTCTTGGCCGAGAAATGCCGCCGGTTCGGGGTCGCCGTTCCGCTCGCCGGCTCCCTTCGGGGCCCGGTCGGCGTCGAGGACCTGCGACGAGCCATGGCGGCGCTTTTTGAAAATGGGGAAAGCCTTCAAGCCCGGCTGGAAGAGGCGAGGAATCGGGAGCTGGAAGTGATGGCGCGGCGGGATTCGGTGCTTCGGCGGATCTTGGAGCTGGTCGCGGTCAGGCAAGGCGCACGATGA
- the iolM gene encoding scyllo-inosose 3-dehydrogenase, which translates to MNGAMRALVLDAVWEPRSGYPLSPQETESRKAIRASAVWKSPTLQLIKNPIPRIREDEVLIRVKACGVCGSDTHCYETDAAGYVLFSGSAKLPVTLGHEYSGEVVEVGKNVGSLKVGDAVAAESMVWCGLCASCRAGNPNQCRRIEMVGFSVPGAFAEYIAVQEKYCWSLDPLREAFPSGEDAYEVGALIEPIGCAYNGIFVSGGGFRPGAYVAVHGAGPIGLAAVLLARAAGAAKIFAFDPSEPRKALALALGADDAASPLALRRQGTSPSEMIRDSTGGHGADLQVEAAGAASATLPEIEKSLAPNGKVIYLGRHDAGAPFPLDTLVSQANQICGARGHSGHGIYPSVIRLLASGRFPARPMITARFPLEKAVEAVQRSTERTDGKIIVRLA; encoded by the coding sequence ATGAACGGCGCGATGCGAGCGCTGGTTTTGGACGCCGTTTGGGAGCCGCGCTCCGGCTACCCTCTCTCCCCCCAAGAAACCGAGAGCCGCAAGGCCATCCGCGCCAGCGCCGTATGGAAGTCGCCCACGCTGCAACTGATCAAGAATCCCATTCCCCGGATTAGAGAGGATGAGGTCTTGATTCGAGTCAAGGCCTGCGGCGTCTGCGGCAGCGACACCCATTGCTACGAGACCGACGCGGCGGGCTACGTTCTTTTCTCCGGCTCGGCCAAGCTGCCCGTCACCCTCGGCCACGAATACTCCGGGGAAGTCGTCGAGGTCGGAAAAAACGTCGGCTCGCTCAAGGTCGGCGACGCGGTCGCCGCCGAAAGCATGGTTTGGTGCGGACTCTGCGCTTCCTGCCGGGCCGGGAACCCCAACCAATGCCGCCGGATCGAGATGGTCGGCTTTAGCGTCCCGGGGGCCTTTGCGGAATACATCGCGGTCCAGGAAAAATATTGTTGGAGCCTCGATCCGCTGCGGGAGGCTTTTCCGAGCGGCGAAGACGCCTACGAAGTGGGAGCTTTGATCGAGCCCATCGGCTGCGCCTATAACGGGATCTTCGTTTCGGGCGGCGGATTCCGGCCGGGAGCTTACGTCGCCGTCCATGGGGCCGGCCCGATCGGACTGGCGGCGGTGCTATTGGCGCGGGCGGCCGGCGCGGCCAAGATTTTCGCCTTCGATCCGAGCGAACCGCGCAAGGCCTTGGCTCTTGCCTTGGGAGCCGATGACGCCGCCAGCCCCCTCGCCTTGCGGCGGCAGGGAACCTCGCCCAGCGAAATGATCCGCGATTCGACCGGCGGCCATGGCGCCGACCTCCAAGTGGAGGCCGCCGGCGCCGCCTCGGCCACCTTGCCCGAAATCGAGAAGAGCCTGGCGCCCAACGGAAAGGTGATCTACCTGGGGCGCCACGACGCCGGAGCCCCCTTCCCCCTCGACACCTTGGTTTCCCAGGCCAACCAAATCTGCGGAGCCCGCGGGCATTCCGGCCATGGCATTTACCCTTCCGTCATCCGCTTGCTGGCCTCGGGCCGCTTTCCAGCCCGTCCCATGATCACGGCCAGGTTCCCGCTCGAAAAGGCGGTCGAAGCCGTCCAACGCTCGACCGAGCGGACCGATGGCAAGATCATCGTGCGCCTTGCCTGA
- a CDS encoding methyltransferase: protein MSSVDRFQEILTGSWKTQALYAAAELQIADFLAQGPKTAEELAAVSGSHPPSLRRLLLALCSLEICKERADGAFELEPMGELLQKDNPDSLRAWTQWWARYLGPVWERLLDSVKTGESGRKLLYGTEGFEHLQRDPVAAATFSQAIAELTRLHIKDIVRAYDFSEAKWIIDLGGGTGELLLEILQNQPSASGILFDLPSGIEHAKSRFDKTDLAGRCELVAGDFFASVPRGGDLYLLKSILHDWNEAKSLRILENCRRAMEPKARLLVIEPVLPEKRGASAGDQALSRSDLTMLVAHGAKERTDSEFQSLLGSAGFSLARTIAAGPAFSILECHPALPGESR, encoded by the coding sequence ATGAGCTCGGTGGATCGTTTTCAGGAAATCCTCACCGGCAGCTGGAAAACTCAAGCCCTTTACGCCGCCGCTGAACTGCAAATCGCCGACTTCCTGGCCCAAGGCCCCAAAACCGCCGAGGAGCTGGCAGCCGTCTCCGGCTCCCATCCGCCATCGCTGCGCCGCTTGCTCCTCGCCCTCTGCTCGCTCGAGATCTGCAAGGAGCGCGCGGACGGCGCCTTCGAGCTCGAGCCGATGGGCGAGCTGCTGCAAAAAGACAATCCCGATTCACTGCGAGCCTGGACCCAATGGTGGGCCCGCTACCTCGGGCCGGTCTGGGAGCGCTTGCTGGATAGCGTCAAGACCGGTGAAAGCGGGCGGAAGCTGCTCTACGGCACCGAAGGCTTCGAACATCTGCAGCGCGACCCGGTGGCGGCGGCAACCTTCAGCCAAGCCATCGCGGAGCTGACCCGGCTGCACATCAAGGACATCGTCCGGGCCTATGACTTTTCGGAAGCGAAATGGATCATCGACCTCGGCGGGGGCACCGGCGAGCTGCTGCTCGAAATTTTGCAAAACCAACCTTCGGCCTCCGGAATCCTGTTCGATCTTCCCAGCGGCATCGAGCACGCCAAATCGCGCTTCGATAAGACCGACTTGGCGGGCCGTTGTGAATTAGTGGCCGGCGATTTCTTTGCGTCGGTCCCCCGGGGCGGGGACCTCTATCTGCTCAAAAGCATCCTGCACGATTGGAACGAGGCGAAAAGCCTCCGCATCCTGGAGAATTGCCGGCGGGCGATGGAGCCGAAGGCCCGTCTGCTGGTGATCGAGCCGGTGCTTCCCGAAAAACGCGGCGCCTCCGCCGGCGACCAGGCCCTTTCCCGAAGCGACCTGACCATGCTCGTCGCCCATGGCGCCAAGGAGCGGACCGATTCCGAATTCCAAAGCCTGCTCGGCTCGGCCGGATTTTCCCTTGCCCGAACCATCGCCGCCGGGCCGGCATTCAGCATCCTGGAGTGCCATCCGGCTTTGCCGGGAGAGTCTCGATGA
- a CDS encoding choice-of-anchor Q domain-containing protein has product MSGPLAAATFDVTNGAELEAALATAQSNGEGDTINLAPGLYTSGSGFSYLAAATENFPISLAGTGPGVTVLDGGDAHRVLGIETTAVTPDDAGADVALSGLTIQNGEVSSAFGVGGGLRVVAFKADISLSDSVIQRNRVVPANGHSGGAFLATFDGAVTISSSVVAGNSASSGGGLRARAQGDGSITITDSLFTGNKSLDSDASGGGLAVDATNGAALVQGNHFIRNESVDNGGGAGVAQNGFGTTTFVNNVFFDNLAGDDGGGFAYDSNGAGPLNFVNNTVYANRSQGNGGGVYLNIQGDDVEALLYNSIVFGNEADGEGQDIYADDDPDGDDDGAPLTLANNNFSDFSTFCQNEGSCVTDITQTDNLPGLNPLFLDPSSDDLRLSEFSPCIDEGDLAAPDLPAVDLEGDPRVIGSAPDIGADERNVCGDGALGAEETCDDGNAADGDGCSATCQEESPGSATPSPSPSPGDDDEDDDGTIGGGGCSLQPGAGPSGLGALGSIFSALGYFAIRSRRSARA; this is encoded by the coding sequence TTGTCGGGTCCGCTCGCGGCGGCCACCTTCGACGTGACCAATGGCGCCGAGCTGGAAGCGGCCTTGGCCACGGCCCAATCCAACGGCGAGGGTGACACGATCAATCTCGCGCCCGGCCTTTACACTTCCGGCAGCGGCTTCAGCTACCTGGCCGCTGCCACCGAAAACTTTCCCATCAGCCTTGCCGGCACCGGGCCCGGAGTGACGGTCTTGGACGGCGGCGATGCCCATCGGGTTCTCGGCATCGAAACCACCGCGGTCACTCCCGACGACGCCGGAGCCGACGTCGCGCTGAGCGGCCTGACCATTCAGAATGGCGAAGTCAGCTCCGCTTTCGGCGTCGGCGGCGGCCTCAGGGTCGTCGCTTTCAAGGCCGACATCAGCCTGTCCGACAGTGTCATCCAGCGCAACCGGGTGGTTCCGGCCAATGGCCATAGCGGCGGCGCTTTCCTGGCCACCTTTGACGGGGCCGTGACCATCTCGAGCAGCGTCGTCGCCGGCAACTCGGCATCCAGCGGCGGCGGTCTCCGGGCTCGGGCCCAGGGCGACGGCTCGATCACGATCACCGATAGCCTGTTCACCGGCAACAAGAGCCTGGATTCCGACGCTTCGGGCGGCGGGCTCGCCGTCGATGCCACCAATGGCGCCGCTTTGGTCCAAGGCAACCATTTCATCCGCAACGAGTCGGTCGACAATGGCGGCGGCGCCGGCGTCGCCCAAAACGGCTTCGGCACGACGACTTTCGTCAACAACGTCTTTTTCGACAATTTGGCCGGCGACGACGGCGGCGGTTTCGCCTACGACAGCAACGGCGCCGGGCCGCTCAACTTCGTGAACAACACGGTCTACGCCAATCGGAGCCAAGGCAACGGCGGCGGAGTTTACCTCAATATTCAGGGCGATGACGTCGAGGCTTTGCTCTACAACAGCATCGTTTTCGGCAACGAGGCCGACGGCGAAGGCCAGGATATCTACGCCGACGACGATCCCGACGGCGACGACGACGGGGCGCCGCTGACTCTAGCCAACAATAATTTCTCCGATTTTTCGACTTTCTGCCAAAACGAAGGCTCTTGCGTCACCGACATCACCCAGACCGACAATTTGCCGGGCCTCAATCCCTTGTTCCTGGATCCGTCCAGCGACGATTTGCGGCTCTCGGAGTTCTCGCCTTGCATCGACGAAGGCGATCTGGCGGCCCCCGACCTGCCGGCCGTCGATCTCGAGGGCGATCCGCGGGTCATCGGCTCCGCCCCCGATATCGGAGCCGACGAGCGGAACGTCTGCGGCGACGGGGCTCTCGGCGCCGAGGAAACCTGCGACGACGGCAACGCCGCCGACGGCGATGGCTGCAGCGCGACTTGCCAGGAGGAAAGCCCGGGCTCGGCGACTCCTTCGCCTTCGCCCTCGCCGGGTGACGACGACGAGGACGACGACGGCACGATCGGCGGCGGCGGTTGCAGCCTGCAGCCTGGCGCCGGCCCTAGCGGCTTGGGCGCCCTGGGCTCGATCTTTTCGGCCCTCGGCTATTTCGCCATTCGGTCAAGGCGCTCCGCTCGAGCCTGA